The following are encoded in a window of Plectropomus leopardus isolate mb chromosome 23, YSFRI_Pleo_2.0, whole genome shotgun sequence genomic DNA:
- the gal3st4 gene encoding galactose-3-O-sulfotransferase 4 yields MLFRRRARMLRWLVCGRVGPVWMWKALLVFVAIGFAGQLFGVIFNKSSVQPAGRSIFSSPDAQGPSLGSCQPHTHIMFLKTHKTASSTVLNMLYRFGEERDLRFALPLGYQLGYPLPFNAHRVKGYRGPRAVEFHIMGNHMRFHKPEVEKVMPADTFYFSIIRDPVALAESSFAYYKEVAPAFRKAKTLGDFADDPRKYYDPRLRNNHYARNLLLFDFGMDHNANFSLALAQRAEAMIRRTFNLILVSEYFDQSMILLRHALCWPLDAVVSFSLNARQQKPSNVGGLSGSWVGKAAAAAGVGSRVARTQAKAPTNVTEEQREKLRQWNALDWHLYKTFNRTFWEEIDRFGYTQMEEEVALLRTRREDLARVCLRDGGKPVEAHRIRDKNIRPYQSGLVKILGYELQVGLDNATRTACLRMIRPEIQYKDVLDAKQFPRAAAAPAQPGQQNLGPMAAAGGSLLRQGSSRTGERSVGGEAGGRTVERDWDGSRLLRRNQTLLRGQDKPRLR; encoded by the exons ATGCTTTTCAGACGGAGAGCCAG GATGTTGCGGTGGCTGGTTTGTGGTCGGGTGGGCCCAGTCTGGATGTGGAAAGCGCTGCTGGTCTTCGTTGCCATTGGGTTTGCTGGCCAGCTGTTTGGGGTCATCTTCAACAAGAG CAGTGTCCAGCCAGCTGGTCGCTCCATCTTCTCATCCCCTGATGCTCAGGGGCCCTCTCTGGGCTCCTGCCAGCCCCACACCCACATCATGTTCCTGAAGACCCACAAGACGGCCAGCAGCACCGTGCTCAACATGCTGTACCGCTTTGGGGAGGAGCGTGACCTCCGCTTCGCCCTGCCGCTGGGCTACCAGCTGGGCTACCCACTGCCCTTCAACGCCCACAGGGTCAAAGGTTACAGAGGTCCCAGAGCAGTGGAGTTCCACATCATGGGCAACCACATGCGATTTCATAAGCCTGAG GTGGAGAAGGTGATGCCTGCGGACACGTTCTATTTCTCCATCATCAGGGACCCGGTCGCTCTGGCCGAGTCCTCCTTTGCCTACTATAAAGAAGTAGCACCTGCCTTTCGGAAAGCCAAAACCCTGGGCGACTTTGCTGACGACCCCAGGAAATACTATGACCCTCGCCTGCGCAACAACCATTACGCCCGCAACCTATTGTTGTTTGACTTCGGCATGGACCACAATGCCAATTTCTCCTTGGCCCTGGCTCAGCGCGCTGAGGCCATGATCCGCCGGACCTTCAACCTAATTCTAGTGTCTGAGTACTTTGATCAGTCCATGatcctgctgagacacgccctCTGCTGGCCACTGGATGCTGTTGTGTCATTTAGCCTCAACGCTCGGCAGCAGAAGCCCAGCAACGTTGGGGGGTTGAGTGGTAGCTGGGTGGGCaaagcggcggcggcggcaggtGTCGGCAGTAGAGTGGCACGCACACAAGCCAAGGCACCAACTAACGTGACGGAGGAACAACGAGAGAAGCTGCGACAGTGGAATGCCTTAGACTGGCACTTATATAAAACCTTCAACCGGACCTTCTGGGAGGAAATCGACAGGTTCGGATACACccagatggaggaggaggtagCTCTTCTCAGGACACGGCGGGAAGATCTAGCCCGGGTTTGTCTCAGGGATGGCGGGAAGCCTGTGGAGGCGCACCGGATCCGAGACAAAAACATCCGGCCGTACCAGAGTGGATTGGTGAAGATTCTTGGCTATGAGCTCCAGGTGGGGCTGGACAACGCCACCCGGACGGCCTGTCTGAGGATGATCAGGCCTGAGATCCAGTACAAAGATGTGCTGGATGCTAAACAGTTCCCACGGGCTGCGGCGGCCCCGGCCCAGCCAGGGCAACAGAACCTGGGCCCAATGGCAGCAGCCGGGGGCTCTCTTTTAAGACAAGGTTCGTCCAGGACAGGAGAGAGGTCTGTGGGGGGAGAGGCAGGGGGGAGGACAGTGGAGAGAGACTGGGATGGAAGCCGCTTATTGAGGAGGAACCAGACTTTGTTACGAGGACAAGATAAACCAAGGTTGAGATAG